ATGCCGTGGCTGACGGTGCGCAAGAACATCGCCTTCGCGGTCGAATCGCGCTGGCCCGACTGGTCGCGCAAGCAGGTCGACCAGCAGGTGGTGCGCTTCGTCGAGCTGGTCGGCCTGGGCGCCGCCATCGACAAGAAGCCGTCGCAACTGTCCGGCGGCATGAAACAGCGCGTGGGCATCGCGCGCGCCTTCGCGATCCAGCCGCGCATGCTGCTGCTCGACGAACCCTTCGGCGCGCTCGATGCATTGACGCGCGGTACCATCCAGGACGAGCTGATGCGCATCGTGCGCCAGACGCAGCAGACCGTCTTCATGATCACGCACGACGTGGACGAAGCGATTCTTCTCGCCGACCGCATCCTGCTGATGCGCAACGGCAGCGAGACCTCCAGCGGCTACCTGCCCGGCAACATCGCCGAGAGCGTGGCGAACCCGCTGCCGCGCGAGCGCACCCGCGCCGGGCTGCACCACCTGGACGGCTACTACGCGCTGCGCAACCACATCGTCGACTTCCTCGTCACGCGAGCGAAGGCGACCTGACCGTTTCATCCCCTCAGACATTCACCACAACAGGAGCAAACCCCGCATGAACCGCAACGACGTTACCGAGAAGATCATCACCGTGAAGGTGGCCAAGGGCATCCAGTGGGCCGACGTGGCCAAGAAGGTCGGCCTCTCGAAGGAGTGGACCACCGCCGCCTGTCTCGGCCAGATGACGCTCGACGCTGCCCAGGCCAAGGTCATCGGCAAGATCTTCGGGCTCACCGCCGAAGAGCAGAAGTGGCTGCAAGTGGTGCCCTACAAGGGCTCGCTGCCGAGCGCGGTGCCGACCGACCCGCTGATCTATCGCTGGTACGAGATCGTCAACGTCTACGGCACCACCATCAAGGAACTCATCCACGAGGAATTCGGCGACGGCATCATGAGCGCGATCGACTTCAGCATGGACATCGACCGGCAGGCCGACCCGAAGGGCGACCGCGTGAAGGTGGTGTTGTCGGGCAAGTTCCTGCCGTACAAGACGTACTGACCGCATGGGTGCAGCGGATGCTGCGCAACCCGCGCAAGGGAATGAACGGCTTGCGCGGTAACTGTTCAGCCGCTGTGGCGTCCCGAGCAAGCGTCCCGAACGCACTGGCGCAGCCATCGGTGAGCGAGATCCCCGTCCATTCTCGGGTGCCAGAGCAATGAGACAGTGATTTCCGGCGCGGGCATTGGTAGCCCAAAGCTGTAGAGCCCGATGCGCAGGCCTTCGGTGTGGCGCTCGGGAACACCGGCGACAAAGTCGGTGGTGCGAGCCAGTGCCAGGGCGGTCGAGAACCCGCCGACCGCCGTGCCGATCTCACGTGCCAGGCCGAGCGGCTTCAGTGCTTCGTCGATCGGCCCTTTGTCGAAACCCCGACGCGACACGACGACATGCCTTTCGGCCGCGTAGCGCGCGGGCGTCATCTCGCCTCGACACAGCGGGTGCCCGATGCGCACGACGCCAATGAACCGGTCCCTGAACAACGCCTGCACACGGACCTCGGGGCTTGTGGTGCCGCCGATGACACCCGTCTCCAGGTCGACGGTGCCGTCGCGAAGGGATGCGCTCTCTTTGTCCGCCTTCTGCACGAAGCGCAACCGCACGCCAGGCGCCTCCAGGCCGACGCGCTCGAGGAGGTCGGGCCCGAAGGTTTCGACGAAGCCTTCACGGGTGCGCAGCGTGAAGGTCCGGACGAGTTCCTTCAGCTTGAGCGCCTCGGCGGGCCGAAGGATGGCTTCAGCCTCCTGGACCAGGTGAGTGACCCGCTCGCGCAGTTCGAGCGCGCGGGGGGTGGCCACCAGGCTTCGCCCGGCCCGAACCAGCAGGGGGTCGCCGGTCGTTTCGCGCAATCGCGCAAGGGCTCGGCTCATCGCCGACGGGCTCAACCGCAACCGTCTCGCAGCGCCTGCGACGCTGCCTTCGGCAAGGAGCACGTCCAGGGTAACGAGCAGGTTCAGATC
The sequence above is drawn from the Variovorax sp. J2L1-78 genome and encodes:
- a CDS encoding ABC transporter ATP-binding protein, translated to MPPTPPVPPVPPTDPGATLLRVEGLAKAYVPAKPVFADVSFTMQRGEFVCIIGHSGCGKTTILNVLAGLDTATGGHAFMDGREIVGPSLTRGVVFQSHALMPWLTVRKNIAFAVESRWPDWSRKQVDQQVVRFVELVGLGAAIDKKPSQLSGGMKQRVGIARAFAIQPRMLLLDEPFGALDALTRGTIQDELMRIVRQTQQTVFMITHDVDEAILLADRILLMRNGSETSSGYLPGNIAESVANPLPRERTRAGLHHLDGYYALRNHIVDFLVTRAKAT
- the cynS gene encoding cyanase: MNRNDVTEKIITVKVAKGIQWADVAKKVGLSKEWTTAACLGQMTLDAAQAKVIGKIFGLTAEEQKWLQVVPYKGSLPSAVPTDPLIYRWYEIVNVYGTTIKELIHEEFGDGIMSAIDFSMDIDRQADPKGDRVKVVLSGKFLPYKTY
- a CDS encoding LysR family transcriptional regulator, which gives rise to MSSPDLNLLVTLDVLLAEGSVAGAARRLRLSPSAMSRALARLRETTGDPLLVRAGRSLVATPRALELRERVTHLVQEAEAILRPAEALKLKELVRTFTLRTREGFVETFGPDLLERVGLEAPGVRLRFVQKADKESASLRDGTVDLETGVIGGTTSPEVRVQALFRDRFIGVVRIGHPLCRGEMTPARYAAERHVVVSRRGFDKGPIDEALKPLGLAREIGTAVGGFSTALALARTTDFVAGVPERHTEGLRIGLYSFGLPMPAPEITVSLLWHPRMDGDLAHRWLRQCVRDACSGRHSG